From the genome of Pirellulales bacterium, one region includes:
- a CDS encoding MotA/TolQ/ExbB proton channel family protein has translation MSKANRISLSILRSSVLWGTLATIAFYAPIQAGYWRDEFVLRYFAGHWVEYLETAMFFVGLTGLILKALDIGRQSTALSQPMLPERSSEPQSPSDAQRLLAHLAKLPEAQHEDYFPRRLREALQSVLFAGSADKLGDELKYFSESDGARSHAGYALLRIIIWAIPILGFLGTVIGITMAIASLNPQALEDSLPTVTGGLGVAFDTTALALGLSMVLMFTQFFVDRIEGRLLSAVDARAADELAGRFEQLGSGDDPQVATMRRLADTMIRASEKLVERQSELWQRSIDAAAARWNEMSTSAGRQLESSLAGALSQSLVAHAEKLAASAEATTEQNRRNWGRLQQTLADSAQAMKAQQTELARQTEILLRVVEATGHVAKLEEQLNSNLAALAGAQHFEETLLNLAGTVNLLNARLGHVAAPQVGLTHNSTVGKAA, from the coding sequence GTGAGCAAAGCCAACCGTATCTCGCTGTCGATTCTGCGTTCGTCGGTGCTGTGGGGCACCCTGGCCACGATCGCTTTTTATGCCCCGATTCAAGCCGGCTATTGGCGCGACGAATTCGTCCTCCGCTACTTCGCCGGCCACTGGGTCGAATATCTCGAAACGGCGATGTTCTTCGTCGGCCTCACCGGGCTGATCTTGAAGGCGCTCGACATCGGTCGCCAATCGACCGCGTTGTCTCAGCCGATGCTGCCCGAGCGCAGCTCCGAGCCGCAGTCGCCGAGCGACGCCCAGCGGCTGCTGGCCCATTTGGCAAAGCTGCCCGAAGCGCAACACGAGGATTACTTTCCGCGCCGGCTGCGCGAGGCCCTGCAGTCGGTGCTGTTCGCCGGCTCGGCCGACAAGCTGGGCGACGAGCTGAAATACTTTTCCGAATCGGACGGCGCCCGCTCGCACGCCGGATATGCACTGCTGCGGATCATTATTTGGGCCATCCCGATTCTGGGCTTTTTGGGCACGGTCATCGGCATCACGATGGCCATCGCCAGCCTGAACCCGCAGGCCTTGGAGGATTCGCTGCCCACCGTCACCGGCGGCCTGGGCGTGGCCTTCGACACCACGGCCTTGGCCTTGGGCTTGTCGATGGTGCTGATGTTCACGCAGTTCTTCGTCGACCGCATCGAGGGCCGCCTGCTATCGGCCGTCGACGCCAGGGCGGCCGACGAGCTGGCGGGACGCTTCGAGCAACTCGGCAGCGGCGACGATCCGCAAGTCGCCACGATGCGCCGCCTGGCCGACACCATGATCCGGGCCAGCGAGAAGCTCGTCGAGCGGCAGAGCGAGTTGTGGCAGCGCTCGATCGACGCGGCCGCCGCCCGTTGGAACGAGATGTCCACCTCCGCCGGCCGCCAGCTCGAAAGCTCGCTGGCCGGCGCGCTCTCGCAAAGCCTGGTGGCCCATGCCGAGAAGCTGGCTGCGTCGGCCGAAGCCACCACCGAGCAAAACCGCCGCAACTGGGGCCGCTTGCAGCAGACGCTGGCAGACAGCGCGCAAGCGATGAAAGCCCAGCAGACCGAGCTGGCGCGGCAGACCGAGATTCTTCTGCGGGTGGTCGAGGCCACCGGCCACGTCGCCAAGCTCGAAGAACAGCTCAACAGCAACCTGGCCGCGCTGGCCGGCGCCCAGCACTTCGAAGAAACGCTGCTGAACCTGGCGGGCACCGTCAACCTGCTCAACGCCCGCCTGGGGCACGTGGCTGCGCCCCAAGTCGGCCTGACCCATAACAGCACGGTGGGCAAGGCCGCATGA